One Curtobacterium sp. BH-2-1-1 genomic region harbors:
- the prfA gene encoding peptide chain release factor 1, translating to MFESVAGLLAEHEDLTQQLSDPALHADAARAKKVNRRYAELNQIKSAYESWKAAGDDLAAAQELAREDEAFADEVPALEEQLSERQERLRRLLIPRDPDDGRDVIMEIKGGEGGEESALFAADLLRMYSHYAESKGWKIEMLERTESDLGGYKDVQVAIKSNATDPSQGVWAHLKYEGGVHRVQRVPATESQGRIHTSTTGVLVFPEVDEPEEVQINQNDLKIDVYRSSGPGGQSVNTTDSAVRITHLPTGITVAMQNEKSQLQNREAGMRVLRARILARQQEELDAIASDARKSQIRGMDRSERIRTYNFPENRIADHRTGYKAYDLDRVMNGALEPVIQSAIQADEEARLAAIGDQDA from the coding sequence GTGTTCGAGTCGGTGGCAGGGCTGCTGGCGGAACACGAGGACCTGACGCAGCAGCTGTCGGACCCCGCGCTCCACGCCGATGCGGCCCGGGCGAAGAAGGTGAACCGGCGGTACGCCGAGCTCAACCAGATCAAGTCCGCGTACGAGTCCTGGAAGGCGGCGGGGGACGACCTCGCCGCCGCCCAGGAGCTCGCGCGTGAGGACGAGGCGTTCGCGGACGAGGTCCCGGCGCTCGAGGAGCAGCTGTCGGAGCGCCAGGAGCGTCTCCGCCGGCTGCTCATCCCGCGCGACCCCGACGACGGGCGCGACGTGATCATGGAGATCAAGGGCGGCGAGGGCGGCGAGGAATCGGCGCTCTTCGCGGCCGACCTCCTGCGCATGTACTCGCACTACGCCGAGTCCAAGGGCTGGAAGATCGAGATGCTCGAGCGCACCGAGTCCGACCTCGGTGGCTACAAGGACGTCCAGGTCGCGATCAAGTCGAACGCGACCGACCCGTCGCAGGGCGTCTGGGCGCACCTCAAGTACGAGGGCGGCGTGCACCGCGTGCAGCGCGTGCCGGCGACCGAGTCGCAGGGGCGCATCCACACCTCGACGACCGGTGTCCTCGTCTTCCCCGAGGTCGACGAGCCCGAAGAGGTCCAGATCAACCAGAACGACCTCAAGATCGACGTCTACCGGTCCTCCGGCCCCGGGGGACAGTCTGTCAACACGACCGACTCCGCGGTCCGCATCACCCACCTGCCCACGGGCATCACGGTCGCGATGCAGAACGAGAAGTCGCAGCTGCAGAACCGCGAGGCCGGTATGCGCGTCTTGCGTGCCCGCATCCTCGCGCGCCAGCAGGAGGAGCTCGACGCCATCGCCTCGGACGCGCGCAAGTCGCAGATCCGCGGCATGGACCGTTCGGAGCGCATCCGCACGTACAACTTCCCGGAGAACCGCATCGCGGACCACCGCACCGGGTACAAGGCGTACGACCTGGACCGCGTCATGAACGGTGCGCTCGAGCCCGTCATCCAGTCCGCCATCCAGGCGGACGAAGAGGCGCGACTGGCCGCCATCGGCGACCAGGACGCGTGA
- the rho gene encoding transcription termination factor Rho, with protein MTNVNDSTQVEIPSDLRALRLPELQRIASSLGITGLSKLRKGDLIASIEDKRPVTDDAPAEPAAPAVEAPVAEQPTLPEPTEAPAAPAAEAVADAPAATEAPAEQPASSRARRSRRASSGGTVSAAPTSAAEHTNHGQTGTEDLLAGLDQVRAEKDAQEAAQTGGQRRGRGQRDQQNGQQAERTERTEQTPDQAEQPTQPDAAGDQQEQSAHGTESGDQSDQQGEGGSRRGRRSRGRGRGRGQNAENGEQGGDQNGRDNAPKTDAAQKNGQNGQNGQGQQGEQKNAQQDDKNEQKQNGQQQNGQQKQQGQQGQQKQQQAQQNADETEGGRSRRQRDRKRGRGGQNDEFEPEITEDDVLIPIAGILDVLDNYAFVRTTGYLPGPNDVYVSLGQVKKYHLRKGDAVVGAIKQPRDNEQHSRQKYNALVKVDSVNGQTAEEAAARVDFQDLTPLYPNERLRLETEPSKLSTRIIDLVSPIGKGQRGLIVSPPKAGKTVVLQAIANAIAKNNPEAHLMVVLVDERPEEVTDMQRTVKGEVIASTFDRPAEDHTTVAELAIERAKRLVELGHDVVLLLDSITRLGRAYNLATPASGRVLSGGVDSSALYPPKRFFGAARNIEDGGSLTILATALVETGSKMDEVIFEEFKGTGNMELRLNRHLADKRIFPAVDVNASGTRREEQLLSADEVKITWRLRRALAGLDPQQALEIVLRNLKETQSNVEFLVQVQKSVPTTGGHHNGHQE; from the coding sequence TTGACGAACGTCAACGACTCCACCCAGGTGGAGATCCCCAGCGATCTGCGCGCCCTCCGGCTCCCGGAACTCCAGCGCATCGCCTCCTCCCTCGGCATCACGGGGCTCTCGAAGCTCCGCAAGGGTGACCTCATCGCCTCGATCGAGGACAAGCGTCCCGTGACGGACGACGCTCCCGCCGAGCCGGCCGCACCCGCGGTCGAGGCCCCCGTGGCCGAGCAGCCGACGCTGCCGGAGCCGACCGAGGCACCCGCTGCACCCGCCGCTGAGGCCGTCGCCGACGCACCGGCAGCGACCGAGGCCCCGGCCGAGCAGCCGGCGTCCTCGCGGGCCCGCCGTTCGCGCCGTGCCTCCTCCGGCGGCACCGTGAGCGCCGCGCCGACCTCGGCCGCCGAGCACACCAACCACGGTCAGACCGGCACCGAGGACCTCCTCGCCGGGCTCGACCAGGTCCGCGCCGAGAAGGACGCCCAGGAAGCCGCGCAGACCGGCGGCCAGCGTCGTGGCCGCGGGCAGCGCGACCAGCAGAACGGCCAGCAGGCAGAGCGCACCGAGCGCACCGAGCAGACGCCGGACCAGGCCGAGCAGCCGACCCAGCCGGACGCCGCGGGCGACCAGCAGGAGCAGTCCGCGCACGGCACCGAGTCGGGCGACCAGAGCGACCAGCAGGGCGAAGGTGGCTCGCGCCGCGGTCGTCGCAGCCGTGGTCGCGGTCGTGGCCGTGGCCAGAACGCCGAGAACGGCGAGCAGGGCGGCGACCAGAACGGTCGCGACAACGCCCCGAAGACCGACGCGGCCCAGAAGAACGGCCAGAACGGCCAGAACGGCCAGGGCCAGCAGGGCGAGCAGAAGAACGCCCAGCAGGACGACAAGAACGAGCAAAAGCAGAACGGCCAGCAGCAGAACGGCCAGCAGAAGCAGCAGGGCCAGCAGGGTCAGCAGAAGCAGCAGCAGGCCCAGCAGAACGCCGACGAGACCGAGGGCGGCCGCAGCCGTCGCCAGCGTGACCGCAAGCGCGGCCGCGGCGGGCAGAACGACGAGTTCGAGCCGGAGATCACCGAGGACGACGTCCTCATCCCGATCGCGGGCATCCTCGACGTCCTCGACAACTACGCCTTCGTGCGCACGACCGGGTACCTGCCGGGCCCGAACGACGTCTACGTCTCCCTCGGCCAGGTGAAGAAGTACCACCTGCGCAAGGGCGACGCGGTCGTCGGTGCGATCAAGCAGCCGCGCGACAACGAACAGCACAGCCGCCAGAAGTACAACGCGCTCGTGAAGGTCGACTCGGTCAACGGGCAGACGGCCGAAGAGGCCGCCGCGCGCGTCGACTTCCAGGACCTCACCCCGCTGTACCCGAACGAGCGTCTCCGCCTCGAGACCGAGCCCTCGAAGCTCAGCACGCGGATCATCGACCTCGTGTCGCCGATCGGCAAGGGCCAGCGCGGCCTGATCGTCTCCCCGCCGAAGGCCGGCAAGACGGTCGTGCTGCAGGCCATCGCCAACGCGATCGCCAAGAACAACCCCGAGGCGCACCTCATGGTCGTCCTCGTGGACGAGCGGCCCGAAGAGGTCACCGACATGCAGCGCACGGTGAAGGGCGAGGTCATCGCCTCGACCTTCGACCGTCCGGCAGAAGACCACACCACGGTCGCCGAGCTCGCCATCGAGCGTGCGAAGCGCCTCGTCGAGCTGGGTCACGACGTGGTCCTGCTCCTCGACTCGATCACCCGTCTGGGCCGCGCCTACAACCTGGCGACGCCGGCCTCCGGTCGCGTGCTCTCCGGTGGCGTCGACTCGTCGGCCCTCTACCCGCCGAAGCGCTTCTTCGGCGCCGCGCGCAACATCGAGGACGGCGGTTCGCTGACCATCCTCGCGACGGCGCTCGTCGAGACCGGGTCGAAGATGGACGAGGTGATCTTCGAGGAGTTCAAGGGCACCGGCAACATGGAGCTCCGCCTCAACCGTCACCTGGCGGACAAGCGGATCTTCCCGGCCGTCGACGTCAACGCGTCCGGCACCCGTCGCGAGGAGCAGCTGCTCTCCGCCGACGAGGTCAAGATCACGTGGCGCCTGCGCCGTGCCCTCGCCGGGCTCGACCCGCAGCAGGCCCTCGAGATCGTGCTGCGGAACCTCAAGGAGACGCAGTCGAACGTCGAGTTCCTGGTCCAGGTGCAGAAGTCGGTCCCCACGACCGGTGGGCACCACAACGGTCACCAGGAGTAA
- the thrB gene encoding homoserine kinase → MTAQIAVPAGRAVRVRVPATSANLGPGFDSLGLALSLYDEVVVRVRPEPGATVTVDGVGAGEVATDDTNLVVRAVRRGLEHAGVAQQPGLELHAVNAIPHGRGMGSSAAAIVAGLMAARGLLEGVVDLDASTLLTLATEMEGHPDNVAPALFGGLTIAWMTAEGPAYKRLLVHRGVSPVVFVPTLTLSTKLARSLQPASVPHEDAAFNVSRSALLVAALIQSPELLLAATEDRLHQAYRASAMPETDALIGLLRQHGLAAVVSGAGPSLLVLGSDPAQRLTAADLVSRHGESDWRALMLAVDLGGATVVPHSALQAEPA, encoded by the coding sequence ATGACCGCCCAGATCGCTGTACCGGCCGGACGGGCGGTCCGCGTACGGGTCCCGGCGACCTCCGCGAACCTCGGACCGGGGTTCGACTCCCTCGGCCTCGCCCTGTCGCTCTACGACGAGGTCGTCGTCCGGGTCCGGCCCGAGCCCGGCGCGACCGTCACGGTCGACGGTGTCGGCGCGGGTGAGGTCGCCACCGACGACACGAACCTCGTCGTCCGCGCCGTGCGCCGCGGGCTCGAGCACGCCGGCGTCGCACAGCAGCCCGGCCTCGAGCTGCACGCGGTGAACGCCATCCCGCACGGCCGCGGCATGGGGTCCTCGGCGGCCGCGATCGTCGCCGGGCTGATGGCCGCGCGCGGGTTGCTCGAAGGCGTCGTCGACCTCGACGCCTCGACCCTGCTCACGCTCGCGACCGAGATGGAGGGGCACCCCGACAACGTCGCGCCGGCGCTGTTCGGCGGGCTGACCATCGCGTGGATGACCGCGGAGGGCCCGGCGTACAAGCGCCTGCTCGTCCACCGCGGTGTCTCGCCGGTGGTCTTCGTCCCGACCTTGACGCTCTCGACGAAGCTCGCGCGCTCCCTGCAGCCGGCGAGCGTCCCGCACGAGGACGCCGCGTTCAACGTGTCCCGCTCCGCCCTGCTCGTCGCCGCGCTCATCCAGAGCCCCGAGCTGCTCCTGGCGGCGACCGAGGACCGGTTGCACCAGGCCTACCGTGCCAGCGCCATGCCGGAGACCGACGCCCTCATCGGCCTGCTGCGGCAGCACGGCCTGGCGGCGGTCGTCTCCGGAGCCGGCCCGAGCCTCCTGGTCCTCGGCAGCGACCCCGCGCAGCGACTCACCGCGGCCGACCTCGTGTCGCGACACGGGGAATCCGACTGGCGGGCGCTCATGCTGGCCGTCGACCTCGGTGGTGCTACAGTGGTGCCGCACTCGGCGCTCCAAGCCGAACCCGCGTAG
- the thrC gene encoding threonine synthase, with amino-acid sequence MAHQWQGVLREYADRLDVTEATPVVTLGEGGTPLIPARRLSERTGAEVYVKFEGMNPTGSFKDRGMTMAISKAVEHGAKAVICASTGNTSASAAAYATHAGITAAVLVPEGKIAMGKLSQAVAHDAQLLQVQGNFDDCLDIARDLAANYPVHLVNSVNNDRIEGQKTAAFEVVDVLGDAPDFHFLPVGNAGNYTAYSRGYREDVAAGRSSRLPRMFGFQAAGSAPIVRGEVVRNPDTIASAIRIGNPASWEFALEARDETDGYFGAITDEAILAAHRILSAEVGVFVEPASAIGVAGLLERADAGVVPKGAKVVITVTGHGLKDPQWALRTQDGGEVTPTSVPVDTKSVADVLGLVGAE; translated from the coding sequence ATGGCCCACCAGTGGCAGGGTGTCCTGCGCGAGTACGCCGACCGTCTCGACGTCACCGAGGCGACGCCCGTCGTCACGCTCGGTGAGGGCGGGACCCCGCTCATCCCGGCGCGCCGCCTGTCCGAGCGCACGGGGGCCGAGGTCTACGTCAAGTTCGAGGGCATGAACCCGACCGGGTCGTTCAAGGACCGCGGCATGACCATGGCGATCTCGAAGGCCGTCGAGCACGGTGCGAAGGCCGTCATCTGCGCCTCGACCGGCAACACGAGCGCCTCCGCCGCCGCGTACGCCACGCACGCCGGCATCACCGCCGCGGTGCTCGTGCCCGAGGGCAAGATCGCCATGGGCAAGCTCAGCCAGGCCGTCGCCCACGACGCCCAGCTGCTGCAGGTGCAGGGCAACTTCGACGACTGCCTCGACATCGCGCGCGACCTCGCCGCGAACTACCCGGTGCACCTGGTGAACTCGGTCAACAACGACCGCATCGAGGGGCAGAAGACCGCCGCGTTCGAGGTCGTCGACGTCCTCGGTGACGCGCCCGACTTCCACTTCCTGCCGGTCGGCAACGCGGGCAACTACACGGCGTACTCCCGCGGCTACCGCGAGGACGTGGCCGCCGGTCGATCGTCCAGGCTCCCGCGCATGTTCGGCTTCCAGGCCGCGGGCTCGGCCCCGATCGTCCGCGGTGAGGTCGTCCGCAACCCGGACACCATCGCGTCCGCGATCCGCATCGGCAACCCGGCCTCGTGGGAGTTCGCGCTCGAGGCCCGTGACGAGACCGACGGCTACTTCGGTGCCATCACCGACGAGGCGATCCTCGCCGCGCACCGCATCCTCTCCGCCGAGGTCGGCGTCTTCGTCGAGCCCGCCTCGGCCATCGGCGTCGCCGGGCTCCTCGAGCGTGCCGACGCCGGCGTCGTGCCGAAGGGCGCGAAGGTCGTCATCACGGTGACCGGCCACGGCCTCAAGGACCCGCAGTGGGCCCTCCGCACGCAGGACGGCGGCGAGGTCACCCCGACGAGCGTCCCGGTCGACACCAAGTCGGTCGCCGACGTGCTCGGACTGGTCGGCGCCGAGTGA
- a CDS encoding homoserine dehydrogenase, which yields MIEYRNVRVALLGAGSVGSQVARLLLEHGDELASRAGAGLELVGIAVRDLDAPRDVELPKELFTTDAASLILGADIVVELIGGIEPARTLVLQALQSGADVVTGNKALLATHGPELFAVAEQVGAQLYYEAAVAGAIPIIRPLHDSLAGDRIERIMGIVNGTTNFILDLMDREGSTFEDALATATELGYAEADPTADIEGYDAAQKAAILASLAFHTSVPLAAVHREGITSVTIEQVRAARKAGYVVKILATAERLTDEQGTEGVSARVYPALVPESHPLASVHGAKNAVFVEAEAAGDLMFYGAGAGGVETASAVLGDLVSAARRHVIGGPGIAESTQSALPVFPIGTVRTRYQITLHVTDAPGVLSTVAGVLAKHGVSVETVEQTVATGSNATATLVIGTHLARESDLAATVVALRNEDVVAEVTSVLRVVGA from the coding sequence ATGATCGAATACCGCAACGTCCGCGTCGCGCTGCTCGGAGCCGGCTCGGTCGGTTCCCAGGTGGCGCGCCTGCTCCTCGAACACGGCGACGAGCTCGCCTCTCGAGCCGGGGCCGGCCTCGAGCTCGTCGGGATCGCGGTGCGCGACCTCGACGCCCCGCGCGACGTCGAGCTGCCGAAGGAGCTCTTCACGACGGACGCGGCGTCGCTCATCCTCGGCGCGGACATCGTCGTCGAGCTGATCGGCGGCATCGAGCCGGCACGGACGCTCGTGCTCCAGGCGCTGCAGTCCGGCGCCGACGTCGTCACCGGCAACAAGGCCCTCCTGGCGACCCACGGCCCGGAGCTCTTCGCGGTCGCCGAGCAGGTGGGCGCACAGCTCTACTACGAGGCCGCCGTCGCCGGCGCGATCCCGATCATCCGACCGCTGCACGACTCCCTCGCCGGTGACCGCATCGAGCGCATCATGGGCATCGTCAACGGCACGACCAACTTCATCCTCGACCTGATGGACCGCGAGGGCTCGACGTTCGAGGACGCCCTCGCGACCGCCACCGAGCTCGGGTACGCCGAGGCCGACCCGACCGCCGACATCGAGGGCTACGACGCCGCGCAGAAGGCCGCGATCCTGGCGTCGCTCGCGTTCCACACCTCGGTGCCGCTCGCCGCCGTCCACCGCGAGGGCATCACCTCGGTGACGATCGAGCAGGTCCGGGCCGCGCGCAAGGCCGGGTACGTCGTGAAGATCCTCGCGACGGCCGAGCGCCTGACCGACGAGCAGGGCACCGAGGGCGTCAGCGCCCGCGTGTACCCGGCCCTGGTGCCGGAGTCGCACCCGCTCGCGAGCGTGCACGGGGCGAAGAACGCCGTGTTCGTCGAGGCCGAGGCCGCCGGCGACCTGATGTTCTACGGCGCCGGTGCCGGCGGGGTCGAGACCGCCTCGGCCGTCCTGGGCGACCTGGTGTCCGCCGCGCGCCGACACGTCATCGGTGGCCCCGGCATCGCCGAGTCGACCCAGTCCGCGCTGCCGGTGTTCCCGATCGGCACCGTCCGCACGCGCTACCAGATCACGCTGCACGTCACGGACGCCCCGGGTGTCCTGTCGACCGTCGCCGGCGTCCTCGCGAAGCACGGCGTCAGCGTCGAGACCGTCGAGCAGACCGTCGCCACCGGGTCCAACGCGACCGCGACCCTCGTCATCGGCACGCACCTGGCGCGCGAGTCCGACCTCGCCGCGACCGTGGTCGCCCTCCGCAACGAGGACGTCGTCGCCGAGGTCACGAGCGTCCTCCGCGTCGTCGGCGCCTGA
- the lysA gene encoding diaminopimelate decarboxylase: MSENPLAPQHLRFPTDASALTARIWPASATRTDDGELVVGGIAASDLVAQFGTPLYVVDERDVQSRAVRVRNAFTEAFERIGTRAHVYYAGKAFLTTQVAAWMVEADLRVDVCTGGELAVALAGGVDPALLGFHGNDKSDAEIARAVEVGVGTIVLDSHEEVQRVARAAADAGVVQRVRIRINSGVHASTHEYLATAREDQKFGIPLTEAVTAAEAVRAEPSLAFVGLHSHIGSQIFDESGFREAARRLMDVHASLVATGPVPELNLGGGWGIDYTEADSAFEPEDVADALATIVAEACAERDIPVPEIAVEPGRYIVGPAGITLYRVGTIKPVTLSDDEQEAATRTYVSVDGGMSDNARPALYGADYTARLARTSDAPAVLTRVVGKHCESGDIVVNDEYLPGDVHRGDLLAVAATGAYCWSLASNYNHVGRPPVVAVADGVPRILVRGESIDDLLARDTGVVPGA; this comes from the coding sequence GTGAGCGAGAACCCCCTTGCCCCGCAGCACCTGCGGTTCCCGACGGACGCCTCCGCGCTGACCGCGCGGATCTGGCCCGCCTCCGCGACCCGGACCGACGACGGCGAGCTCGTCGTCGGCGGGATCGCCGCCTCCGACCTGGTCGCGCAGTTCGGCACGCCGCTGTACGTGGTCGACGAACGCGACGTGCAGTCCCGTGCGGTGCGGGTGCGGAACGCCTTCACCGAGGCGTTCGAGCGGATCGGCACCCGGGCGCACGTCTACTACGCCGGCAAGGCGTTCCTGACGACGCAGGTCGCGGCGTGGATGGTCGAGGCCGACCTCCGCGTCGACGTGTGCACCGGCGGCGAGCTCGCGGTGGCCCTGGCCGGGGGAGTCGACCCGGCGCTCCTCGGCTTCCACGGCAACGACAAGTCGGACGCCGAGATCGCCCGCGCGGTCGAGGTCGGCGTCGGCACCATCGTCCTCGACAGCCACGAGGAAGTGCAGCGCGTCGCCCGTGCCGCGGCCGATGCCGGGGTCGTGCAGCGCGTGCGCATCCGGATCAACAGCGGGGTGCACGCGTCGACGCACGAGTACCTGGCGACCGCGCGCGAGGACCAGAAGTTCGGCATCCCCCTGACCGAGGCCGTCACCGCTGCCGAGGCCGTCCGCGCCGAGCCGTCGCTCGCCTTCGTCGGCCTGCACTCGCACATCGGCTCGCAGATCTTCGACGAATCCGGCTTCCGCGAGGCCGCGCGGCGCCTGATGGACGTGCACGCCTCGCTCGTGGCGACCGGCCCGGTGCCGGAGCTCAACCTCGGCGGCGGCTGGGGCATCGACTACACCGAGGCCGACTCGGCGTTCGAGCCGGAGGACGTCGCCGACGCGCTCGCGACCATCGTGGCCGAGGCCTGCGCCGAGCGGGACATCCCGGTCCCCGAGATCGCGGTCGAGCCCGGCCGGTACATCGTCGGGCCCGCGGGGATCACGCTCTACCGCGTCGGCACCATCAAGCCCGTGACGCTCTCGGACGACGAGCAGGAGGCCGCCACCCGGACGTACGTGTCGGTCGACGGCGGCATGAGCGACAACGCCCGGCCCGCGCTCTACGGCGCCGACTACACGGCTCGGCTCGCCCGGACGTCCGACGCCCCAGCGGTCCTCACCCGCGTGGTCGGGAAGCACTGCGAGTCCGGCGACATCGTCGTGAACGACGAGTACCTGCCCGGTGACGTGCACCGCGGGGACCTCCTCGCCGTGGCCGCCACCGGCGCGTACTGCTGGAGCCTGGCGAGCAACTACAACCACGTCGGACGCCCGCCGGTCGTGGCGGTCGCCGACGGCGTACCCCGTATCCTCGTGCGTGGCGAGTCGATCGACGACCTCCTCGCCCGCGACACCGGGGTGGTCCCGGGGGCCTGA
- a CDS encoding LmeA family phospholipid-binding protein, with the protein MSAATVTPRKRRRWPVVLIVVVVVLAALVVIAEFVLRGVVDRIIAQQVEQSLPSGATGEVEAHAKGIVIPQLISGQLDEVEISSEKLTIDGIPLAADVTARDVPVDGKGDVRDVDGHVRLAAASVKDLSKYSPLFDRLSLVDGGVELSGKTAVLGYDITYAAKGDVAAQDDGKGITITPKTVRITNSSLGLKVDSIPGVTNVPVEVCTAQFLPSGLLVRSLDVTASEATVRVTADSLPLNEAGLQTVGSCG; encoded by the coding sequence ATGTCCGCCGCCACCGTGACCCCCCGGAAGCGCCGTCGCTGGCCCGTCGTGCTGATCGTCGTCGTGGTCGTCCTCGCCGCGCTCGTCGTGATCGCCGAGTTCGTCCTCCGCGGGGTCGTCGACCGCATCATCGCCCAGCAGGTCGAGCAGTCGCTGCCGTCCGGCGCCACCGGCGAGGTCGAGGCGCACGCGAAGGGCATCGTCATCCCGCAGCTGATCAGCGGGCAGCTCGACGAGGTCGAGATCTCCTCCGAGAAGCTCACGATCGACGGCATCCCCCTCGCCGCCGACGTCACCGCGCGAGACGTGCCCGTCGACGGCAAGGGCGACGTGCGCGACGTCGACGGCCACGTCCGGCTCGCGGCCGCGTCCGTGAAGGACCTGTCGAAGTACAGCCCGCTGTTCGACCGGCTCAGCCTGGTCGACGGCGGCGTGGAGCTCTCCGGCAAGACCGCGGTCCTCGGCTACGACATCACCTACGCGGCGAAGGGCGACGTCGCCGCGCAGGACGACGGCAAGGGCATCACGATCACGCCGAAGACGGTGCGGATCACGAACTCGTCGCTCGGCCTCAAGGTGGACTCGATCCCGGGCGTCACGAACGTCCCCGTCGAGGTCTGCACGGCGCAGTTCCTGCCGTCGGGGCTCCTGGTGCGGTCGCTCGACGTCACAGCCTCCGAGGCGACGGTGCGCGTCACGGCCGACTCGCTGCCGCTCAACGAGGCGGGGCTGCAGACGGTCGGTTCGTGCGGTTGA